The following proteins are co-located in the Polymorphospora rubra genome:
- a CDS encoding TRM11 family SAM-dependent methyltransferase, with protein sequence MSTVPDENTAGPYGPNQPDNGAPSGDYQGRHRADPDGLSVWATAQSNGPVQRRGRYVPESVKHPARMLPAIAAHAVHAYTRPGDLVFDPMCGIGTTLVEAVHAGRDAIGVEYESRWSDIADANLAHAHEQGANGRGAVIRGDATRLMSLVPKALAGQVALVVTSPPYGPTVHGLVRPGADGVVKSDDRYGEDKGNLAYRPSLAGLAAGFTDILRGCFSLLRPGGVVVVTARPWRKRGELVDLPSAVLAAGTAAGLVPLERCVALLAAVRDGALVARPSFFQLQQVRRARAGGVPMHLIAHEDVLVLGKPLKPDADGGL encoded by the coding sequence GTGAGCACCGTGCCTGACGAGAACACCGCCGGGCCGTACGGCCCGAACCAGCCGGACAACGGCGCCCCCTCCGGCGACTACCAGGGTCGGCACCGCGCCGATCCCGACGGCCTGTCCGTCTGGGCGACCGCCCAGTCGAACGGCCCTGTGCAGCGGCGGGGCCGGTACGTGCCGGAGTCGGTCAAGCATCCGGCCCGGATGCTGCCAGCGATCGCCGCGCACGCGGTCCACGCCTACACCCGGCCCGGCGACCTGGTGTTCGACCCCATGTGCGGGATCGGCACCACCCTGGTCGAAGCCGTCCACGCCGGACGCGACGCGATCGGCGTCGAGTACGAGTCCCGCTGGTCCGACATCGCCGACGCGAACCTTGCCCACGCCCACGAGCAAGGCGCTAATGGACGGGGCGCGGTGATCCGCGGCGACGCGACCCGACTGATGTCCCTGGTCCCGAAAGCGCTTGCCGGACAGGTGGCTCTCGTGGTCACCTCGCCCCCGTACGGACCGACCGTGCACGGCCTGGTCCGTCCCGGCGCCGACGGGGTGGTCAAGTCCGACGACCGATACGGCGAGGACAAGGGAAACCTCGCCTACCGCCCGTCTCTGGCGGGGCTGGCCGCAGGGTTCACCGACATCCTGCGTGGCTGCTTCAGCCTGCTGCGTCCCGGCGGGGTGGTCGTGGTGACCGCCCGGCCGTGGCGCAAGCGCGGGGAACTGGTCGACCTGCCCTCGGCGGTCCTGGCCGCCGGCACTGCCGCCGGCCTCGTGCCGCTCGAGCGGTGCGTCGCGCTGCTGGCGGCGGTCCGCGACGGCGCCCTGGTGGCCCGTCCGTCGTTCTTCCAGCTTCAGCAGGTCCGCAGGGCGAGGGCCGGCGGAGTGCCGATGCACCTGATCGCCCATGAGGACGTTTTGGTCCTGGGCAAGCCCCTGAAGCCCGACGCTGACGGCGGCCTATGA
- a CDS encoding DNA cytosine methyltransferase has translation MSERPAPQAGPRIGSLCSGYGGLDLAVELVLGGRLAWYAETDRHATTVLAHHWPDVANLGDIRTVDWTTVAPVDILTAGFPCQDISNAGKRAGITGTHSSVWKHVAEAVRVLRPRLVFVENVAALLRRGFDVVHADLAEIGYDTSWLCLRASDIGAPHRRDRLFLLYLDSSRSMWWTSQSNGCGNEVLVAGRVYLA, from the coding sequence GTGAGTGAGCGCCCCGCCCCGCAGGCCGGGCCCCGGATCGGATCGCTGTGCAGCGGGTACGGCGGACTCGACCTGGCCGTCGAACTGGTGCTCGGCGGCCGGCTCGCCTGGTACGCCGAAACCGACCGCCACGCCACCACCGTCCTGGCCCACCACTGGCCCGACGTCGCCAACCTCGGCGACATCCGTACCGTCGACTGGACGACGGTCGCCCCGGTCGACATCCTCACCGCCGGCTTCCCGTGCCAGGACATCTCCAACGCCGGCAAGCGCGCCGGCATCACCGGAACACACTCCAGCGTCTGGAAGCACGTCGCCGAAGCCGTTCGGGTACTTCGACCCCGGCTCGTCTTCGTGGAGAACGTCGCCGCCCTCCTACGACGGGGCTTCGACGTCGTCCACGCCGACCTGGCCGAGATCGGGTACGACACGAGCTGGCTATGCCTACGCGCATCCGACATCGGCGCACCCCACCGCCGCGACCGGCTGTTCCTGCTTTATCTGGACAGTTCTCGATCAATGTGGTGGACGTCACAATCCAACGGCTGTGGCAATGAGGTGCTGGTAGCTGGCCGGGTCTATCTGGCTTGA
- a CDS encoding tyrosine-type recombinase/integrase, whose amino-acid sequence MADGSITKRCSCRDNGKRLGAQCPKLRRGNGWNPHHGTWGYQLELPTDATGKRRPLRRTGFDTREDAVTERDHARNLLGLAGRDKILRRHVADLLHACKPGDPLPDRDHVAHRIHAPTPTDAALTLGDYLTTWITHRTGLSPATMASYRDHITRYWIPQLGQMPLHELTAGHIQAVFAAIETRNAEITAARDHPDRIFRDKIKGARTVGPASQKRILATLRKALNDARRKYRHKLVDHNPAESVDLPSGTPPRPKLWTDMAINRWRRTGRRPSPVMVWTPPQAGHFLDYAETHDPELYALFDLAIHRGPRRGELARLHDYDIDLDAAGITITSQRTTVGYKVIEKDVKSAAGDRIIPLATETVAVLRAYLARRARWRLAAGPAWPRTDVFFVRPDGQPWHPDTISTRFERLVTRSGLPPVRFHDLRHTAATLMLAAGASIKEIQDTLGHANYKLTADTYTSVLQELKRSTAEATTRLVPRQGRKAA is encoded by the coding sequence ATGGCCGACGGCTCCATCACCAAACGCTGCAGCTGCCGCGACAACGGCAAGCGCCTCGGCGCCCAATGCCCCAAACTGCGCCGCGGCAACGGCTGGAACCCCCACCACGGCACCTGGGGCTACCAGCTCGAACTACCCACCGACGCCACCGGCAAGCGCCGACCGCTACGCCGCACCGGCTTCGACACCCGCGAAGACGCCGTCACCGAACGCGACCACGCCCGCAACCTGCTCGGCCTCGCAGGCCGCGACAAGATCCTGCGCCGCCACGTCGCCGACCTCCTTCACGCCTGCAAGCCCGGCGACCCGCTACCCGACCGCGACCACGTCGCACACCGCATCCACGCCCCCACCCCCACCGACGCCGCGCTCACCCTCGGCGACTACCTCACCACCTGGATCACACACCGGACCGGACTCTCGCCAGCGACCATGGCCAGCTACCGCGACCACATCACCCGATACTGGATTCCCCAGCTCGGCCAGATGCCGCTGCACGAACTCACCGCTGGACACATTCAGGCCGTCTTCGCCGCCATCGAGACCCGCAACGCCGAGATCACCGCCGCCCGCGACCACCCCGACAGAATCTTCCGCGACAAGATCAAGGGCGCCCGCACCGTCGGACCCGCCAGCCAGAAACGGATCCTCGCCACCCTGCGCAAGGCACTCAACGACGCCCGCCGCAAATACCGCCACAAGCTCGTCGACCACAACCCCGCCGAATCGGTCGACCTGCCCTCCGGCACACCACCACGGCCCAAGCTCTGGACCGACATGGCCATCAACCGGTGGCGCCGCACCGGGCGCCGCCCCAGCCCCGTCATGGTCTGGACCCCGCCCCAGGCCGGCCACTTCCTCGACTACGCCGAAACCCACGACCCCGAGCTGTACGCCCTGTTCGACCTCGCCATCCACCGCGGCCCACGACGCGGCGAACTCGCGCGCCTGCACGACTACGACATCGACCTCGACGCCGCCGGCATCACCATCACCAGCCAGCGCACCACCGTCGGCTACAAGGTCATCGAAAAGGACGTCAAGTCCGCCGCCGGCGACCGGATCATCCCACTCGCCACCGAAACCGTCGCTGTCCTACGCGCCTACCTCGCCCGCCGGGCACGATGGAGACTCGCCGCCGGCCCCGCGTGGCCCCGCACGGACGTGTTCTTCGTCCGCCCCGACGGCCAGCCCTGGCACCCCGACACGATCAGCACACGCTTCGAACGGCTCGTCACCCGCAGCGGCCTGCCACCCGTACGGTTCCACGACCTGCGGCACACCGCCGCGACCCTCATGCTCGCCGCCGGAGCCAGCATCAAGGAAATCCAGGACACTCTCGGCCACGCCAACTACAAACTGACCGCCGACACCTACACCTCCGTACTCCAGGAACTCAAACGATCCACCGCCGAAGCCACCACCAGGCTCGTTCCACGCCAGGGACGCAAGGCCGCGTAG
- a CDS encoding DUF6000 family protein — protein sequence MTYPSPLPDPGTDTTRRYVITTRADDEGRCARYLDLLHGNFIHRPDGDQAEFISDLKHDAEQISDAELTFLLQIDGRPEWRKRLTAAWLIGLSQRTQFRDSIGELLLESRVCFSGQGYCVALAAFGTQRDAELLIGYLDHYLPQVDLRYDQDWALGALMHLDTSLGTHHADRYLASEGLWETWNNRYPSSQIDPASYQHLIATAVGL from the coding sequence ATGACCTATCCGTCGCCCCTGCCTGATCCGGGAACGGACACCACCCGCCGCTACGTGATAACCACGCGCGCTGACGACGAGGGACGATGCGCCCGGTACCTGGACCTGCTCCACGGCAACTTCATCCACCGACCTGACGGAGATCAGGCTGAGTTCATCAGCGATCTGAAACACGATGCCGAGCAGATCAGCGACGCTGAGCTCACCTTTCTGCTGCAAATCGATGGCCGTCCGGAATGGCGGAAGCGGCTCACCGCCGCCTGGCTCATCGGTCTCAGTCAAAGAACCCAGTTCCGCGACAGTATCGGCGAACTGCTGCTGGAAAGCCGGGTCTGCTTCAGCGGCCAAGGCTACTGCGTCGCGCTGGCCGCCTTCGGCACTCAGCGCGACGCAGAACTCCTGATTGGCTACCTCGATCATTACCTGCCTCAGGTCGACCTGCGCTACGACCAGGACTGGGCACTCGGCGCGCTCATGCACCTCGACACCAGCCTCGGCACCCACCACGCCGACCGATACCTGGCATCCGAGGGGCTCTGGGAAACCTGGAACAATCGCTACCCCTCAAGCCAGATAGACCCGGCCAGCTACCAGCACCTCATTGCCACAGCCGTTGGATTGTGA
- a CDS encoding tetratricopeptide repeat protein, whose product MTRSSDPDRVAVDGSTGVQIGSDNVQNIASVDASTVPSPQAVAQVAGVDNLPVGSAVFEGRDVAELAELLHGARTGVVVGQAAVHGLGGIGKTELVLHYARGYRDRYGLVWWITADTADNVGLGLAGLTRRLHPVAMLADTQAWAVGWLQAHRDWLLVLDNVEDIADITSLLGQVAGRGTVLVTTRRDLGMARWARYGLAPLRLGVLDRAASVRLLTRLTGVDDEAGADRLAADLGDLPLALEQAAAYISQHHGLDFDGYRRSLTEQSSRILSHPGEGAATRSVARIWQVSMTAIRQRSPLAARVMAVLAWLAPDALPEDVLAGLTDDTLELGEALALLAFYSMISRAEGTVSVHRLVQAVTRDSSATPPPETASRPTDQAAALLVQAIPDDPIDNVAGWPRWKLLLPHIDALITNIGTGHDNVNLLILGDWAARYRLFQGQLVPAIAQFEQILTAKRRILGDNHPDTLASRNYLASTYQVAGQITEAITQFEQVLTDRRRILGDNHPDTLASRHNLADAYQAAGRITEAITQIEQVLTDRRRILGDNHPDTLDSRHSLASTYQTAGQITEAITQFEQVLTDCQRALGDNHPHTLITRHSLGCAHHTAGQITEAITQFEQVIADCQRILGDSHPRTLIARHNLAGAHHTAGQITEAITQFEQVLTDCQRALGDNHPHTLLTRHSLAYAHHTAGQITEAITLLEQVLTDRQRILGDNHPDTLDTESLLRAARDTE is encoded by the coding sequence GTGACCCGTTCGTCCGACCCGGACCGGGTCGCGGTCGACGGCTCCACGGGTGTGCAGATCGGGTCGGACAACGTACAGAACATCGCGTCCGTGGACGCGTCCACCGTGCCGTCACCGCAGGCCGTGGCGCAGGTGGCCGGGGTCGACAACCTACCGGTCGGATCCGCGGTGTTCGAGGGCCGGGACGTGGCCGAGCTGGCGGAACTGTTGCACGGGGCGCGGACGGGCGTGGTCGTCGGACAGGCCGCCGTCCACGGCCTGGGCGGAATCGGCAAGACCGAACTCGTGCTGCACTACGCACGCGGCTACCGGGACCGGTACGGCCTGGTCTGGTGGATCACCGCAGACACCGCCGACAACGTCGGACTCGGGCTGGCCGGCCTGACACGGCGGCTGCATCCGGTGGCAATGTTGGCCGACACGCAGGCGTGGGCGGTGGGCTGGCTACAGGCGCACCGGGACTGGCTGCTGGTGCTGGACAACGTCGAGGACATCGCCGACATCACGTCGTTGCTGGGGCAGGTCGCCGGGCGCGGGACGGTCCTGGTGACGACCCGCCGTGACCTGGGCATGGCCCGGTGGGCGCGGTACGGCCTGGCGCCGCTGCGTCTCGGGGTGCTCGACCGGGCGGCGAGCGTACGGCTGCTGACCCGGCTGACCGGGGTGGACGACGAGGCCGGCGCGGACCGGCTCGCCGCGGATCTCGGTGACCTGCCACTGGCGTTAGAGCAGGCCGCCGCGTACATCAGCCAGCATCACGGCCTCGACTTCGACGGCTATCGGCGGTCGCTGACCGAACAGAGTTCCCGCATCCTGTCGCACCCGGGAGAAGGCGCCGCGACCCGTAGTGTCGCCCGGATCTGGCAGGTCAGCATGACCGCCATCCGCCAGCGTTCACCGCTCGCGGCGCGGGTAATGGCCGTGCTGGCATGGCTGGCACCCGACGCCCTGCCCGAAGACGTACTGGCAGGCCTGACCGACGACACACTCGAACTGGGCGAGGCGCTGGCGTTGCTGGCCTTCTACAGCATGATCAGCCGTGCCGAGGGTACGGTGAGCGTCCACCGCCTGGTACAGGCTGTCACCCGCGACAGCAGCGCCACCCCACCACCGGAAACCGCGAGCCGCCCCACCGACCAGGCCGCCGCGCTGCTGGTGCAGGCGATACCCGACGACCCGATCGACAACGTGGCCGGCTGGCCGCGGTGGAAGCTGCTGCTTCCCCACATCGACGCCCTCATCACCAACATCGGTACCGGACACGACAACGTGAATCTGCTGATTCTCGGCGACTGGGCGGCGCGCTACCGTCTGTTCCAGGGCCAGCTCGTCCCCGCCATCGCCCAGTTCGAACAGATCCTCACCGCCAAGCGGCGAATACTCGGCGACAACCACCCTGACACCCTGGCCTCCCGCAACTACCTCGCCTCCACCTACCAGGTCGCAGGACAGATCACCGAGGCCATCACCCAGTTCGAACAGGTCCTCACCGACCGACGACGCATACTCGGCGACAACCACCCTGACACCCTGGCTTCCCGCCACAACCTCGCCGACGCATACCAGGCCGCGGGACGGATCACCGAGGCCATCACCCAGATTGAACAGGTCCTCACCGACCGACGACGCATACTCGGCGACAACCACCCTGACACCCTGGACTCTCGCCACAGCCTCGCCTCCACCTACCAGACGGCAGGACAGATCACCGAGGCCATCACCCAGTTCGAACAGGTCCTCACCGACTGCCAGCGGGCACTAGGCGACAACCACCCGCATACCCTGATCACTCGCCACAGCCTCGGCTGCGCCCACCACACCGCAGGACAGATCACCGAGGCCATCACCCAGTTCGAACAGGTCATCGCCGACTGCCAGCGGATACTCGGCGATAGCCACCCGCGCACCCTGATTGCCCGTCATAACCTCGCCGGCGCCCACCACACCGCAGGACAGATCACCGAGGCCATCACCCAGTTCGAACAGGTCCTCACCGACTGCCAGCGGGCACTAGGCGACAACCACCCGCACACCCTGCTCACCCGCCACAGCCTCGCCTACGCCCACCACACCGCAGGACAGATCACCGAGGCCATCACCCTGCTCGAACAGGTCCTCACCGACCGACAGCGCATACTCGGCGACAACCACCCGGACACCCTGGACACGGAGTCGTTGCTCCGTGCCGCCCGAGACACGGAATAG
- a CDS encoding tyrosine-type recombinase/integrase, which yields MKVVDARPGWPAVELVDDTGVPVADVAGFLRLLTVRDYSPNTVRAYAYDLQKLYRFLHERGLTVEEFRPALAVSFIEWLRTRSSSRKAQRLDLALTAGNGRLLAAKTCNRVLAAVSSFFEYLISVERYGGADNPIVTIPDQAAARVPGRPRAPLVTSRPQRPVRRALRIKTVESLPRPMSDDTYVALLGVLRTRRDRALLELMWEGGLRPGEVLGLRLDDISYGRRRIVVRHRTDHPAGVRQKSRRDRTVDLLEGRALPAVSDYVMHERPADADTGYVFLVGGRGQRRLEALSYDGLVRMFARAARRAGVRDAWLTPHALRHTHATRMFEGGMRDLTLMTRLGHASPDSTKIYTRVSDPDVIKDYRAAIGDTAP from the coding sequence ATGAAGGTTGTTGATGCCCGGCCCGGGTGGCCGGCGGTGGAGTTGGTTGACGACACCGGCGTGCCTGTAGCTGATGTGGCCGGGTTTCTTCGCCTGTTGACGGTGCGCGACTATTCGCCGAACACGGTCCGTGCCTATGCGTACGACTTGCAGAAGTTGTACCGGTTTCTGCACGAGCGTGGCTTGACGGTCGAGGAGTTCCGGCCTGCGCTGGCGGTGAGTTTCATCGAGTGGTTGCGAACCCGTTCGTCGAGCCGTAAGGCACAGAGACTGGATCTTGCTTTGACCGCCGGGAACGGCCGGTTGCTGGCGGCCAAGACCTGTAACCGGGTGCTGGCTGCGGTGTCGTCGTTCTTCGAGTACCTGATCAGCGTCGAACGCTACGGCGGCGCCGATAACCCGATCGTGACGATTCCTGACCAGGCTGCGGCTCGAGTTCCCGGCCGACCTCGGGCGCCGCTGGTGACGTCGCGTCCCCAGCGGCCGGTACGTCGGGCGTTGCGGATCAAGACGGTGGAGTCGCTGCCACGACCGATGTCCGACGACACCTATGTCGCCTTGCTGGGCGTGCTGCGCACCCGGCGGGACCGCGCTCTGCTGGAGCTGATGTGGGAAGGCGGCCTGCGGCCAGGAGAGGTCCTGGGCCTGCGGCTGGACGACATCTCCTACGGACGCCGGCGAATCGTGGTGCGCCACCGGACCGATCACCCGGCAGGAGTGCGACAGAAATCCCGCCGGGACCGGACCGTCGACCTGCTGGAAGGCCGGGCCTTACCGGCCGTCAGCGACTACGTCATGCACGAACGCCCCGCCGACGCCGACACCGGCTACGTGTTCCTCGTCGGCGGTCGCGGCCAGCGACGATTAGAGGCGTTGAGCTACGACGGCTTGGTGCGTATGTTCGCCCGGGCCGCCCGGCGTGCCGGCGTGCGCGACGCCTGGCTGACACCCCATGCGCTGCGCCATACGCACGCGACCCGCATGTTCGAAGGCGGGATGCGAGATTTGACCCTGATGACCAGGCTCGGGCATGCCAGCCCCGACTCGACGAAGATCTACACCCGGGTCAGCGATCCCGACGTGATCAAGGACTACCGGGCCGCGATCGGGGACACCGCACCATGA
- a CDS encoding Imm1 family immunity protein, whose amino-acid sequence MRHLDRVTAGAEIPIEQMRAAAREFLTTGDRPTCVTWQ is encoded by the coding sequence CTGCGGCACCTGGACCGAGTCACCGCCGGCGCCGAGATCCCGATCGAACAGATGCGGGCGGCCGCGCGGGAGTTCCTGACCACCGGCGACCGCCCCACCTGCGTCACCTGGCAGTAG
- a CDS encoding VUT family protein: protein MTAVTCFVSLAVVANLATARWGLIPVGLGLHATAGTWAAGLVLLARDWVHEHWNRAGLFAAILAGTLACAGTAGPRLAVASGIAFAIAELVDLAVYQPLRRRGWIRAATASNAAGALVDTVIFLAIAGIPVATAIGGQLFAKMTATLAVIGAVVACRALLRHRVRPRRP, encoded by the coding sequence GTGACCGCCGTGACGTGCTTCGTCAGCCTGGCCGTGGTGGCGAACCTCGCCACCGCCCGATGGGGACTCATCCCCGTCGGGCTCGGGCTGCACGCCACCGCCGGCACCTGGGCCGCCGGCCTGGTCCTGCTGGCCCGCGACTGGGTACACGAGCACTGGAATCGCGCCGGCCTCTTCGCGGCGATCCTCGCCGGGACCCTCGCCTGCGCCGGCACCGCCGGCCCGCGTCTCGCGGTCGCGTCCGGTATCGCGTTCGCTATCGCCGAACTGGTCGACCTGGCCGTCTACCAGCCGCTGCGCCGCCGCGGCTGGATCCGCGCCGCGACGGCGTCCAACGCCGCCGGCGCGCTCGTCGACACCGTCATCTTCCTGGCGATCGCCGGGATACCGGTCGCTACGGCGATCGGCGGCCAACTGTTCGCGAAGATGACCGCCACCCTCGCCGTCATCGGCGCCGTCGTCGCCTGCCGTGCGTTACTACGCCACCGCGTCCGGCCCCGCCGTCCGTGA
- a CDS encoding tyrosine-type recombinase/integrase — MSGAALRLQASPPPPLVGDPQHCPAEEYTSFVEHSGIYSPDRKIRLHRRHVRFLRQFPELESWFDQPLRQRLGWRNKDTQTRRRGPGDDFDVTAGWINYNARDYLIYLALTGRLRLDWGWLLGIGVIKPWPIADQLGLPLTAQVDQLREQVTALGHNPDSSTFRVSWTVMRLVLHRGDPDLHAITADDVEQLRATIRTLDQIPGIAEVLSPRHLTTIKNAWGTNVFRTGISLFHAGITDRLPQRNAPKPLPPMSPQPRIAAVMDRYLIERALIVRPDSMSASRAAMRRLGSWLTQQRPAVESLAELSRADLLDFMTWLAGQRKVKHPEQPLGDAYRRSIISEVTVFFRYGAHAEWTDMPARPVLTRLDVPRAVQRVPRFIPAHQLEPLMTAIRAIECPLQRCALLVARWSGARRGEIRRLHLDCLDAYPDGTPRLRLAAGKSLKERTVPIHPEAAEAIRAVHELRAGHQDRGIHDKDLGKTVRYLFLNNGRLADVEYLFAVPLGRICDELGILNADGKPAIHPHRFRHTLGTQLAEKGARTQTIMKILGHLSAGMSMTYSQISDPTVLADYQAVLQPGAALAGPLADTLRRGELDQTALDWLQTNFYKTELELGHCLRLPQEGPCECDIYLTCPKFVTTPQYVPRLQERLRTEERLIADATERGWAREIERHRCTADRIHGLLHELAKHAPPGE; from the coding sequence ATGAGCGGAGCCGCTCTGCGCCTGCAGGCGTCACCGCCACCGCCCCTGGTCGGTGACCCACAACATTGCCCGGCCGAGGAGTACACGTCGTTTGTCGAGCACAGCGGCATCTACAGCCCTGACCGCAAGATCCGGCTGCATCGCCGACACGTCCGCTTCCTGCGCCAGTTCCCCGAGCTGGAGAGCTGGTTCGACCAGCCGCTGCGGCAGCGGCTCGGGTGGCGCAACAAGGACACCCAAACCCGGCGCCGCGGCCCCGGGGATGACTTCGACGTCACCGCCGGCTGGATCAACTACAACGCCCGCGACTACCTGATCTACCTGGCCCTGACCGGTCGGCTGCGGCTGGACTGGGGCTGGCTGCTCGGCATCGGTGTGATCAAACCGTGGCCGATCGCCGACCAGCTCGGCCTGCCACTGACCGCCCAGGTCGACCAACTCCGCGAGCAGGTGACCGCGCTGGGGCACAACCCCGACAGCAGCACGTTCCGGGTGTCCTGGACCGTGATGCGACTGGTGCTGCACCGCGGCGACCCTGACCTGCACGCGATCACCGCCGACGATGTCGAGCAACTGCGGGCTACCATCCGCACCCTCGACCAGATCCCCGGCATCGCCGAGGTCCTCAGTCCGCGGCACCTCACGACGATCAAGAACGCGTGGGGCACCAACGTGTTCCGCACCGGGATATCGTTGTTCCACGCCGGAATCACCGACCGGCTACCTCAGCGCAACGCGCCCAAGCCGTTGCCACCGATGAGCCCGCAGCCTCGCATCGCCGCGGTGATGGACCGCTACCTGATCGAACGAGCCCTCATCGTGCGCCCCGACTCGATGAGCGCGAGCCGGGCGGCGATGCGACGCCTGGGCAGCTGGCTGACCCAGCAACGCCCGGCCGTGGAGAGCCTGGCCGAGCTGAGCCGCGCCGACCTGCTGGACTTCATGACCTGGCTGGCCGGGCAACGCAAGGTCAAGCACCCCGAGCAGCCGCTCGGCGACGCCTACCGCCGCAGCATCATCTCCGAAGTCACCGTGTTCTTCCGCTACGGAGCCCACGCCGAGTGGACCGACATGCCCGCGCGCCCCGTGCTGACCCGCCTGGACGTGCCCCGGGCGGTCCAACGCGTCCCACGATTCATCCCGGCCCACCAACTCGAACCGCTCATGACCGCGATCCGCGCCATCGAATGCCCGCTGCAACGGTGCGCACTGCTGGTCGCCCGGTGGAGCGGCGCCCGCCGCGGAGAGATCCGCCGACTGCACCTCGACTGCCTCGACGCCTACCCCGACGGCACCCCGCGGCTGCGGCTCGCCGCCGGCAAATCACTCAAAGAACGCACCGTGCCGATCCACCCCGAAGCCGCTGAAGCGATCCGCGCCGTCCATGAGCTGCGTGCCGGACACCAGGACCGCGGGATCCACGACAAGGACCTCGGCAAGACCGTGCGCTACCTGTTCCTCAACAACGGCCGGCTCGCCGATGTCGAATACCTGTTCGCGGTGCCGCTCGGGCGCATCTGCGACGAGCTCGGCATCCTCAACGCCGACGGCAAGCCGGCCATCCACCCCCACCGGTTTCGGCACACGCTGGGCACCCAACTGGCTGAGAAAGGCGCCCGCACCCAGACGATCATGAAGATCCTGGGGCACCTCAGCGCGGGCATGTCGATGACCTATTCACAGATCTCCGACCCGACCGTGCTGGCCGACTACCAAGCGGTCCTGCAACCCGGCGCCGCCCTCGCCGGACCCCTTGCCGACACCCTGCGCCGCGGTGAACTGGACCAGACCGCGCTCGACTGGCTACAGACCAACTTCTATAAGACCGAACTCGAACTCGGCCACTGTCTGCGCCTACCCCAAGAAGGGCCATGCGAGTGCGACATCTACCTGACCTGCCCCAAGTTCGTCACCACACCCCAGTATGTCCCTCGGCTACAAGAGCGGCTGCGCACCGAGGAACGACTCATCGCCGACGCCACCGAACGCGGCTGGGCCCGCGAGATCGAACGACACCGCTGCACCGCCGACCGCATCCACGGCCTGCTCCACGAACTGGCCAAGCACGCACCACCTGGTGAGTAA
- a CDS encoding RIP homotypic interaction motif-containing protein, which produces MVDVGEMAGAVVPFLSAAAGVYGSAVVQRVTDRGADVTADVAVGWGRRLMGLFLGSSRSAQVGAAVTDVAENPDDEAFTAALFAQVRRALAEDDRLAGEVAAILAEAGVAGGSKFTVTVSGSTGVQVGDHNTQTITMAPPPAR; this is translated from the coding sequence GTGGTTGATGTTGGTGAGATGGCCGGCGCGGTGGTGCCGTTCCTGTCGGCTGCAGCGGGCGTGTACGGCAGTGCGGTGGTGCAGCGGGTGACGGACCGGGGCGCGGACGTGACGGCTGACGTGGCGGTGGGGTGGGGACGGCGGCTGATGGGACTGTTCCTGGGGTCGTCGCGGTCGGCGCAGGTGGGTGCGGCGGTGACGGACGTGGCGGAGAATCCGGATGACGAGGCGTTCACGGCGGCGTTGTTCGCGCAGGTGCGTCGGGCGCTGGCCGAGGACGACCGGTTGGCCGGCGAGGTCGCGGCCATTCTGGCCGAGGCGGGCGTGGCCGGCGGGAGCAAGTTCACCGTGACCGTCTCCGGGTCGACGGGTGTGCAGGTCGGAGACCACAACACGCAGACGATCACCATGGCCCCGCCGCCCGCGCGGTGA
- a CDS encoding DUF7660 family protein → MQEKPATQRLSYGVGCCDDLVVSDAGRALECRRCGRPVRVGRQNYELFEGMHYVCFHYEFEHDPADPDEDCGVAGCPSAPAARHKERLLGEVRQLLADWSDGPPANWDNTTLPDYLEALAGWLNDCDGYYQSRGLPVPWNGWEVTAAAMRAATLYE, encoded by the coding sequence GTGCAGGAAAAACCGGCCACGCAGCGGCTGTCCTACGGCGTTGGCTGCTGCGATGATCTCGTCGTGTCTGACGCTGGCCGGGCCCTGGAGTGCCGCAGGTGCGGCCGACCCGTGCGGGTGGGCCGCCAGAACTACGAACTCTTCGAAGGCATGCACTACGTGTGCTTCCACTACGAGTTCGAGCACGATCCGGCGGATCCCGATGAGGACTGTGGTGTGGCGGGTTGTCCCTCTGCACCCGCAGCGCGTCACAAGGAACGGCTGCTCGGCGAGGTACGACAGCTTCTGGCTGACTGGTCCGACGGCCCGCCTGCCAACTGGGACAACACAACGTTGCCCGACTATCTTGAGGCGCTCGCCGGCTGGCTGAACGACTGTGACGGCTACTACCAGAGCCGAGGACTGCCCGTTCCGTGGAACGGTTGGGAGGTAACGGCTGCCGCGATGCGCGCCGCGACCCTGTACGAGTGA